A part of Ptychodera flava strain L36383 chromosome 11, AS_Pfla_20210202, whole genome shotgun sequence genomic DNA contains:
- the LOC139144459 gene encoding CUB domain-containing protein 2-like, protein MICDGKYDCSTGRDETFCGQDCGYDVSLATGESVIVNSPNYPDNYSDNVNCFWTITNKHAGSIRLAFDSFETEELYDYVQYGTGLVPYADTYRHHGNVIPRALTSTQSVWITFYSDRSVTNLGFEIVASAFGECAFHSRLRSLETLEIASPSYPNNYGNNVYCIWTFTNEDGGQIQIHFHHFQTEAFYDYLQIGNGTLPGPNASMHYGNNIPETFQSYGYEAWMTFRSDDIVSGSGFLATVSATDECKYEYKLNQADEITITSPNYPYNYHENIECTWIITTNTVWGRIGLFFNSFDTELYYDTVSFGSGTTPNYDIGFHHGDDIPENYTTTGGEVWIAFDSDYSVVGKGFQLTAFVIVKNCTNDGMCDRDEDLSEMSSGNYHNND, encoded by the exons ATGATATGCGATGGGAAATACGACTGCTCTACAGGAAGAGATGAAACATTTTGTGGGCAAG ATTGTGGATACGATGTGTCTCTTGCGACAGGAGAATCGGTCATCGTGAATTCGCCTAATTATCCCGATAATTACAGCGATAATGTCAATTGTTTTTGGACgattacaaacaaacatgctGGTAGTATTAGACTTGCTTTCGACAGCTTTGAAACAGAGGAGCTCTACGATTATGTACAGTATGGCACTGGACTTGTTCCTTATGCTGATACGTACAGGCATCATGGCAATGTAATTCCAAGAGCCTTAACATCAACACAAAGTGTCTGGATAACATTTTATTCGGATAGGTCTGTTACAAACCTTGGATTCGAGATTGTGGCAAGTGCATTCGGTG AATGCGCTTTTCATAGCCGATTGAGATCTTTGGAAACGTTGGAAATCGCTTCCCCGTCATATCCGAATAACTATGGCAACAACGTGTACTGCATATGGACATTTACAAATGAAGATGGTGgtcaaatacaaatacatttccACCATTTTCAAACAGAGGCATTTTATGATTATTTACAAATTGGAAATGGAACTCTTCCTGGTCCAAATGCCTCAATGCATTATGGGAACAACATTCCAGAAACATTTCAGTCATATGGATATGAAGCGTGGATGACATTCCGCTCAGATGACATAGTGTCGGGATCCGGTTTCCTGGCAACAGTGTCAGCAACAGATG AGTGCAAATACGAGTACAAGCTGAATCAAGCAGACGAGATTACAATTACTTCACCAAACTATCCGTACAATTACCATGAAAACATCGAGTGTACATGGATTATTACTACAAACACAGTTTGGGGAAGAATTGGACTCTTTTTTAACAGTTTCGACACTGAGTTGTATTATGACACAGTGAGCTTTGGAAGCGGAACCACTCCGAATTATGATATAGGTTTTCATCATGGGGATGACATTCCCGAGAACTATACAACAACTGGAGGTGAAGTTTGGATTGCGTTTGATTCCGATTACAGTGTAGTAGGCAAAGGTTTCCAATTAACGGCGTTTGTAATTG TCAAAAACTGCACAAACGATGGAATGTGTGACCGTGACGAAGATTTGTCAGAAATGTCATCGGGTAATTATCATAATAATGACTAA